Genomic segment of Leishmania major strain Friedlin complete genome, chromosome 20:
TATTGCCGGTGAGCTCAGCCAGATATTTCACCATGGAACTCTTGCCAGCGGACGTGGGgccctcgagcagcaccggACGATTTGCAAACACTGCGCGGCTGAGATTCATCAGGTGGCCTTTGACGCTGTTGGTGAGGATGAATGCCTCGTCGCAGTACGGAACCTCGGCACCAGAAGGAATCCACATGTGCTCGTACGCGATGAACGACCCGTTCGTCGGGGCGGCCGGCAGGGTGGGGGAGTTGGGGCGCTTGCCGCGAAAGATATTCTTGACAATGAGCTGCTCCACAACCACGTGGAACTGACGCTGCAGAGGAGTCGCAAACCCGAGAAGTAGGCCTTCAAACAAGGCGATCGCGAAGCCGTAGAGTggggtggcgcggcgcacgtAAGAGAGGGCACGTGTGAGTGTTCGCAGACTAAACGACGGCGCTTTCGACTCGCCGTCCAAGGCGCAGAGCTTCGTTTTCGCACTGTTCACACAGTCGAGGAAAAAGTCTGTAATTTCATCTACCTTTGCGTCTGCCGTGAGGAAGCCTATGTACGCCCCCACCACAATGCTAATGTCGTTGCGGTTGAATGGTTCGCTCACGTAGTACTCGACGAACCGCGAACGCAGAGACGGCGGCAAGTCTTTTTTGCCGACGTCAGTTGGAGGATTCATGTTCGCAAAAACGTGGAAGTTCTTGTGGCGCATGATCGGCTCTGAAGAGTCCTTGTCCGTGAGAAAAAGGCGGTCGACATCGCCAAGCACAGAGGAGACGCGCTCCAGCACCTCGGTGCTGGCCAGATTGAGCTCGTCCAGCAGAATCCAGTGACCCTCGCGCCACGCCTTGACAAGGGAGCCTTCCTCAAAGCAAAACGCAAAGTTTGTTCTCGTCTTTTCCAGAGTGTCCAGCAGCTCGTTGGCCTTCTGCTCCAGATCCtcccaccgctgctgcataGCTGCATCGTACTCCACCTTTGCGCTCTTTGCCCTAAAGCAGCCGCAACCCTTGATGATCTGGTTCAGCACACGGCCCCATTTCCGGCCATTGACGGACTGCTGAAGAATATTGAGAAACTGTGCGTTTTTCTCAACACTGAAGCACGCCGCAAAGAGCTCCGTAAATCCGTTGTACAGGTCCCGCACCGTCACACCCACATCTAACGGCTTCCATCCGCCCATGAAATCCGACGAGTCCGTCTGCTGATTGAGATTGTGCACGATTAGCGACTGGCCCAGCTGATCCGCCAGATACTGCACAATAAACGTCTTTCCTACGCCTGTTTCACCAGTAAGAAGCACGTGCTCGTGCGATTCTACGGCCGCCGCAAGCCTCTCCAAGAGGGACATGGCGTGCGTAGTTGGCGCAAATGCAATGCGGCTGTCGCGCAAGAGCCCGGAGACAGTGGAGATGAGCGGAATGCACACCCTGCCCACTGAGTACATGTCCGTGGCCAGTGACTCCTGTGGCCTGCACTCCAGAACAAGAGGCTCAGCAACATTGATCGGTACCCCGCAAACTTCCGAGATCATCTTCAGCACTTCAGCACGCTCATTTCCTGGAGGGTACTTTGCTACAAGGCAGTCAAACGCCTCTTTCACCATTGTCTCGCGCGTGCGGGACGAAATAAATGCTGGTGTGGCTTTGCTATTAGCATTATCAATACAAGGCGTGCTTGGCAGACGCTTACTTACTCGTTTACTCCACCTTAGCAGATTCTGCAGCCCCACAAGTCTTGCGCCAGACGTTGGGGAAGCCAGTGTCGCCAGGCTTTGAATGATGGACAACGGAACGTTGTTGTATGTATGGTTGACAATGGCGCACATTTCTTCCGCTGGCAGGTTTTCCATGATCACGGTGCCCCAAAGCTCAGCATAGGGTACGGAGTTTGACTTGCGTGTGAGCACGGCTGCACCGGAGGAGTACAGCTGCTGAGTTGCAATCAGCCTGAACccgctgtgcgcgcgcagaaACTTGTTCTTGTCCGGAATAAAGAGGGTCGAGCTCTCAAGCAGGGAAAGAAGCACAGCAAAGACATCGAACGAAGCGAGGTCGATATCCTCCATGAGAACCCAATAGCCCTTCTGCACAGCGACCGTCAGCGGCCCCGGAACCCACTGGAAGGCTCCAGGAGTTTGAGTCGCGCTAAACTTGCCGAGAAGATCCTTGCTGTCGAACGTGTCGTCTACGTTTACTTGGATCATCGTTTCCTTTGCCGCGTACTTCTCCGCTAAATGAAGCACAGATGCGCTCTTTCCACATCCGATCTCTCCTTGAATGAGGATTGCATTGCTGGTCTCGACCGCCAGCTGGATGCTCTCCAGATTCCGCGCCACCGTTGGCGTGAGGATCATCCCCATTTCCACCACGAAACCTCTGTGACTGAAACTCAGTGGAAAAAACGTTGGGAAACGTGATTAGAGAAGTAAGAGCACCGTAGCCGATGCAGTCATGAAACAGAAACCGAATAAGTTTGACACAAGGGGCAGAAGATGAGAGGATCATGAgaggcagcgccaccagcaggCATGTCGACCAGAGGACTGGTTTCCTTCTTCCTCCTGAACTTTGCAACGCTGCTCCACTAACAGCTGAGGAGGCGATAAGCAACTCTCCAGTTGCAGCACTTGCAGCTGATTTTGCAAGAGAGCGATCACATGGATGCACTCGATTGGTCAAAGCATGAGTCTCTAACGTAGGGAAGAGCAACTCTTTCTCGTGATTCATTGGCTGTGCTCCTGGTGCACCATTGGTGCATCAACAAGTCAAACGGGGGGCAGGCGACGCCACCCTTGTCCAGCGCCTCAAAAACAGCCACCGATGCATCTTAGGATGAAGTCTCTATTGACCGGGCTAGACAGCTTTCTGCAAACCAGAGGGCTTCACCTTTGTACGTATCATGAGTTGCCAGAAAACGTGCAAGATTGACTGCAGCATGCTCGCGAAACGCATGAAATACGCCGTTGTGCAAGAGCAGTCGTTTTACAACGGCGCAATGGAAACGGCCATAAACTCCTCTGGCGCGCACTGCGAACCAGCAAGTGAAGTTTCATAAGTGACTTTTTGCACATCGATGGTtgccgggggggggggcagtgaTGCGAACAAAGCTGTCTCGAATCCCCAGGAGCCAAGGCTTCGGCAAAGCCACACGAAGCGCGATCTGTCTCCCAGATGTGCGAATGGCGCACACGTGAAGAAGAAAGGGGGCTGGATAGCAGCGAGTCCACCTGAAGTTGTGATTCCGCCACTTCCCTTTCACTGATGCGTCTTCGCGTCTGAGGGCCCCCGTTCGCTTCAGGTGCGCGTGAAATGACCTAACCACGTAAACACCCGCTCTCTGTGAGCTGCCTAGAGGTGACCACTCCTCACTGGAGCCACGCTCTTTGAGGAAAGCTGTACAACACTGGATGTCATACCAACCGACAGATCGGAAGGAGAAGTGGAACTCCCGAGTTCAAGCTCGCAAGGCTTGCTGTGCTGTGCCTCAGCTTCGCTTTCAAGCCGAATCAGGATTCGTGGAAAAACAATCCTCTGAGCCAGACCCGCTCCTCCAGCAAGTCCATGAAGCGGTCTCTTCTATCTCATCATCGCAGCTTTCTTCATCGTTTTTTCCTGTCCTTCACAGAGTCTACTCTTGAAACCAGGCAGAGGCTTACACCGAAAAATAAACTATGCAATGCACCGTGCATCACAGACTCTATGGATGGCGCCTGCCTCTCGAGCAGTTGCAGAAGATGGACAAGAGTCGATGAAAAGGCTGGCTCTTGCGCCGTTGACCTTTTTGTCGCTCAGCGGAAGCACCTCCTCTCTAGCCTCCATCCTGGCGTCGGCAGTGGGGTTCCTGGAGGGCTATAGCGCGTCAGATTGGGACACCAATATAAATTTAGCCAAAAACTCCTCTGGTGAACTTGTTGCACACACGAAGCTCACGTTCGTTCCCTACACTTTTCGAAGAGCACCCACGTTAGTGTCCTCCACTTCAGTGCTTGAACCGTCTCCTCTATCAAGCGAGAAGGCTCTTCGTGTGTCGCGCAGCCTCTCTATTTCCCATGTCGTCGCcgatgcggcgccgcgcgctcTATCCCCTATGGatgtgtcgcagctgcagcgtttCAAAGACAGCTTCAAGGGTAGTGCTACTGCGGCCGATTATGTGGCGAACGATCTTCTTCGCACAACAGGCTCTGTAGAAGTAGCGAAAGCAGTGCTGCAGCTTGCTGCACAGGTCGGCTTGACGATTCCACGTTCGACACTAAAGGATCTTGTGCACAGAATGAAGCATAAAGAAGCTtccttcgccagcagcgtGTACCAGGAGTTTGCATTCGAGGTTAACCTTGAAGCGCTCCACGAGAGCAGTCTTATTAGCTCTCGGTGTGTACAGCATCGTTTAGCTTTGCCGCCCCGGAAACGGAAGGAGAGTAAGCTagagcgggtgcggcgcTCCACCTCTCCAAAATGGTAGCGTCTtgttgcctctctctctctgtatttCTCATCTTGCATATTCGCTATCGTGTACTATACAAGTTTTTCACCTCTCTGTCCCATGAAAACGAATTTTCCTCTTTTGCGGACTACCTCCTGTGAAAGCTGGGTAGGAAGCACACTATTGCACGTGTCCGTTACTTCGCTCCATGTGGACACGTAGCTCCAGCATGATGGGCCCATCCTTGATGGCCTCGCTTTTGTTAACCAGGCCAGTTCCTTCCATGTGGCGGATCACTTTCTCATTGTTGGCTCTCGTCAGTTTCAACACCTGAACTTCTTGCTGTCTCTCTACATTCGCGCCTTCTCTTATCTGGAATGAAAGAAGTCGTCTCAACAGCCAAACGGCTAGAATTCAAAATGAGCGGGGAGAGTATTTTTAGCCTTTACGCTAAAAGCGCCGCGGAGCAGAAGCTGCTCAGTAAAAGCGAGTCACCGTACACTGGCGTGTATGACAAGCACATGGCTGAGCCAGAAAAACCAAGCTACTCTACCTTTTacgaaaaaggaaaggagtACGACGGCACAAATGTGCGTTTTTTCAAGCAGCGGGAGGCTGTCATTGGCAAAAATGTGGGGGACTCCGTTGACCCCCAAAAATACCTGAGAAAGGGAGATGGCATCCGCTGCATCGTACCCGCGACACATGAGGAAAAAGTGTACCGCAAACCGCCTGTGGACAACTCGACGCCGTTCAGCCAAGGCGGGCGAAGTGGTGATGGGGAGAGCGCGTCAGCAGGGGTGCAGTACGATGCCGATGGCAATCCGATTTCCAATGGAAATGGCTCTCTTGATGCTGGACGCAACGGCGAGGATCACAGCGGTGTGCAAGGCAGCGCAAACGACGGAGCTGCTCATGGTCATGGCAGTGGGGACTACAGAGCAGATGGCCGAGGAGGTGTCGCCTTTTCACGGGATGCGACAAAGAATTTTGTCGCCTCGAACATCGTGGAGATTAGCAACATGGTGCCGAAGCGACGAAAGATGCAAGCACCGCTTCCAACCAGCCGTAAGAGCTTTGGTGAGACGCCAGCGTACATGTCGCGTGTCAAACGAGAAATTGCTGAGGAAAAAGCTTTTGTAGAGTCATTGCAGGAGGCAAAGGCtcagcgtcagcagcaaGCTCATGCCAAGTACATTTATCTTCTCCCTCGGGAAGAGCACGATAAGCTGGTGCAAAGCATGCGAAGGCGGAACGATGAGTGTATCTACGAACTGCAGAGGATGCCGTTCTCAAAGGATACGGCTGGGATGCGAAAGCGCAAGacggagctggagaagacAGTCGAACATATTGAGGTAGCACTGAAGAAGCTCGACAGAGATGCCCTATTCATTTACAAGGATGATCCTGTAAATGGACAATGGTGCAAGGAGGCCGCCCTGAAGGAGGCACAAAAGTATGCTGCGCATTCGCACTGAAGGGTTGAATGTGCGGGTAGATCCTTGTGTTGCTGCTTTTGTTTCTCTTTGTTGATGTTCTTTCCTGTCCCTCGCTTCCACGATGTAGTTAGGCCCTTGTCTCCTGTACAGGCTTTCAAAGCAAagaataataataataaaacTCATCATGCGGGATGACAAAACGCGCAGGTGAGGTGCATGGTGGTCACTTCATGAGACAGAAGGCGAGCTACAGCGCTGATCGGCTCTTTTCACCCTTTTTGTACGCAGTGGAAGTGCCCCATGCATCCTGAGTGGTAAGGTGCGCGGCTGCTTTTTAGAAGTGTGTGTCGCAGGCTTGCGCTTTACAAATGGTGCACTTACTGCACCGTCTCCATAACTCTTTCTCACTTACTCTTTGCTCCTCCATGTATTAACTGCAACTGTGGGGTTGATGTCGTAGTGCATATCTCTTTCTGCGGAGCTGAATTCGTGAATCACTTGATCGAAGAAGCGGAAACGCTTTAGGGTGGACAAATAATGCGGCGATTGTTTCCGACCGCGAAGTTACTCGGCTCCACGACGGGTATCCGTCTGGCATCGATGAAAAGCTCAGACAAGGAGCGCTTAGAGAGGcttgtggaggaggtgaatGGCATAAAGTCGAAGCTGAAAGTTCTCGAAGAGAGCAAAGCTGCTAACGGCTTGGTTGACCTTTACGCCTCTCGCAAAATGAAAAGGCTGGACATTAAGCGTATCCTGGGTATCTTCAACGATAGGGCGTACCACGCGCCAATATTCTGCCACAAAGCGCTTCCAATTATTCTGGCGCACTTTATCACCGGACTTGACAGACTTCCCTCTGGCCTAAACGCCATGCCGTCGATTTTGGCCGTTCGTGCAACGCTTCTCCGCTCGTTTCAGAAACTCATCAACTGCAAAATCCCTGCCACCGACGACCAAGTGCAGCACTTTCGCAGAGTGTTGGAGGACATTGACGAGGAGCACGCAGAGCGCAACCTGCTGCAAACTATGGCGTTTGGGATCCTGGAGCTGAAGGAGTACGTTTCATCTCATCGGCGAGCACTGGTGGATCTTAAAAAGACATCCGAGCGGTGGGCCAGCATCCCCATGACGGAGGAGAACGTGCTCACCTACGCAGAGATCCAAGACATCCAAGCTCCGCTGGACTCCGTGAATCGTTGTATGATCACGTACAACTTCATCTCTCGCATGTTTCTCAATCACGACCCGGATATGACTATGAGTAGCAATCCCAGACGCATCGGGATGGTTGATCTTGAGATGAATCTTGAGCACGTAGTTCGCAACGCTGTTGACGAGGCGAAGCAGATTTGCACGGATCACTACGGCGACTGCCCCGACACTGAGTTTGAGCTCACCTCGGACACCAAGGCTTTCCGATTCCCCTACATGAGCACAACTATCCGGTACATTATACTGGAACTGATGAAGAATGCGTTCCGTGCAACAGTGGACTCACACATGAAGCGCAACGACGTCGGGATGGTTACGTGCGCTGATATGCCGCCCGTTCGCGTTTTGATCAACCTGCAAGAAGGGACGGAGCATGCGTGCATTTGTATCTCGGATGAAGGCATGGGCATGACGGACGAAGCACTTACCATGGCAATGGCGTACTCATACACGTCAGTCAGCAAACCAGCTCTGCAGCTTGGTGAGTCGGGCGAGAGGTGTGCATCcacggcgccatcgccgctggcTGGCTACGGGTACGGGCTTCCGATGTCGCGCGTGTACGCACAGTCGCTTGGTGGCGACCTTCTCTTGCAAACCATGGAGGGCTACGGCACGCGCGCCTACTACTATATCAAGATAGCAGATGCACAACCCTTATGCGACGAGGAAACCAAGTAGTTCCCTTTAGGCGCAAGGCGAAACGCAGCCATCACAACGCCGCTTCCTGTCCTTGATTCGTTCTCTGGCCCCTCGTCCTGTTGTGCGTGCACGACAAGGTGTATCACACACGCAAAGACACGTATACTTATGAAAGACGCCAAACAAAAAGCGCTGACCCTCCCTATTTCTTTTTTTCCCTCTTGGGTATGTCTGCTTCCTGTTCACTCCCTATCGTGCAGCACGCTCCTTGTACATGTGTGCGACAGAGGGTGGGGGacgccttcctctcctttcttctctctttcaAACTTGCTCTCCTTGATGGCAGGGGACGGGGCGACACCGCTCAGTGCGTCGTACCTCAGGGTCCAGCACACCCGCTCTCTGTGTCGGAacgccaagcagcccctTATGTCCCTGCCGATGCCAGACCACCTCTGGCGCTGACAGGGTCAAGCACCCCACGGCGCAAGAGGAGggcagagcgatgcatcgctgcggatgtcggcggtgatTCCCAGCATGGCGTGGCCCCAGAGCGAGCTGCGACAGTGCCGACGTGTGCGCCATCCATGGGATGGGCAATGCGCCAGCCTGACTCGCACCAACCTCACCAGGTCCTCACACTGccctgctggtggtggtggtgggggtgctTGAGCCACCCCGATGGCTGCACTGCGTGGCGACCCGCGAGGCGGGGATGGTGGGTGGAGTCTGAGTCCGAGGCGATGCTCCGATGAATGAGTAgggcgcattgctgtaacgcgcgtgtgtgtgcgcggctgcttcgcacgaCGCGAATGGGGATctgtgacggcgccggcgtgcgtgtgtgggtgcgtggggaggtgcagcggagTTTGGCCTCATGTTCCATGGCCGGAGTGCTGCACACGGAGGAAGACGAAGATAATATCGAGCGTGTTCTCTTTTTTGTGCGAAGGCGAGGCGATTCGAGCTCTTTTTTTTCAGTTGAGTGTGGCTCGTTGGCGGCGCGCCACTGTGGGTCACTTCCCGTTTGCTTTGCTCGCTATGTACTGCActggtgcgctgctgttgctcaTTTTTCAtgtttctttttgtgtgtgtgtgtgtggggggggctCACCCCTCTGTCTTTTATCCACGTTCACCCCGTGAGTtatctctctctgtctctccctgAGCGTTGTTGTTCATGTGTGTTGTGGTGTTTCTCACGGTGGCTTGTCGTGCAAAGGTGAAGAAGAGGGCGGCCCCATCAGGGCGCGCAGAACTGGAGGCCAAGAGAGTGGTCAGCTAGTGTAGGTATCCGCAGGAGAAGGCGAACCGGAGAACATGGCGACAGCCACACAATCCTTGCGCGTTCATGTGCATgaaacacgaaaaaaaaatgcggTACACCATGAGTACGTTGTAACGGCCCCATATCTGCACCAGTGGAAGAGCTGCCTTGTGCAAACGATATCCGCAGTGTCGCGACGGCTGACTTCACGGGGTAAAGTCAGTAGGACTCTGAGCCACCATCTCacacggcagctgcaccgtgAGACGGAGTTCCTTGAGCAGGTGCCATGCATTCGAGGGCTGTTCCATGTAGTGAACATTCAGCGCGCTGTTCACGCTCCTCTTCACCTTCTCCCGCATGCCATCACCCATTCACTCGCTGCttcatctccctctctctctgcgtcgaagaggacacacacacacacacacacacacacacacacagacgcacatctccaaaaaaaaaacatatACAATacaaaggaggagggtgcgtCGGGGGAGGGAGTCTCTCTGCGCGTACCTCTTCGACTCACCTCAACAAGCTGGCCTTGACACAGCCGCCTGTCGCTGTTACTGCCTCTCTTTGTTCCCGGccgctccctcttttctttgcCTTCATGCGTGCGAAGCATCGGCCCTTGGCTCTTTCCCTCCACCCCTTCCGTTGCCCGCTCTCCCCAGCACTGTAGAGTCCGCTGCGATGTTGTTCTCGAGGGAAAGATCGCCAGAAAGGGGGGCCGTGTCGAATGCGCAGGAGTGGGCGGCACTCGCGGAGTACGAGCGGTTAGAGGCCGTGTTCCACCTCCTTAAGCGGATCTCTGGGACGTGTCTGCGCCACGGCCACCTCCGCGTAATCGAAAGAGAGGAGTTGATGTGCTGCGGTGCTCATGCAGAGCCcatcagcagcacgcgccgaCTGCTCCTTTACGGGCGCGTGTCGTACTGCCACAGGGAGGCGCTGTTGGCGTTCGTGCGACAGGTGCGCCTACATTTGGTGCGTGACCTCGACACTGCTGTCACGGTGGGATTGCAGGCAGGTGACCTTGTTCCGCACCTGTTGCTGGAGCCTCTCACGCCGTCCCTCCACACCAACGCGTACGCGCTTTGGCACCGCGTCTATTGCGCCATGCGATGCGGCATCTTCCGCCACATggaggtgcggcagcgaaaGATGAAGCATCGCCTACGCCAGCTGATACGCGAGTCGGCGGTGACGTCGTCGACCAGCGAAACAACAAACAGCAAGGAAGCGGGTACGCGGGAGGACACGGTGGCCGCGTCGGCGGACAAGTTGAGCACCTCAGGGCACGCAAACACGCTGCGCTTCTACGCAGACGAGTTCGCCCACCTCGTTGGCGAGGATGCTGGCGCGCTGAACGATCAAAGCGGCGCGGACGGCTCTCGTGAGCCACTCGCGCTGGCGGACTTCATGGCCACCGCGAAGGAGACGCGGGTCTCGCTGGCCTGCATTGCTGCCACGGTCCCTTCTGTCTTCGTCGTGTGGTCGTGCCGCTACCCCGAATGCGTGGactggctgcagcggcatctGTTTAACGACTCCCACCTGCAAGCGGTGCTGGACGAAACCGGACTCTCAGGGCGGTACGCGGTTCTCCTGGACAAAGATCCTTGGCTGTTGTTTGCAGCCGAGCAGGgtgaggtgctgccgcgtctcCCGACGAAGGAAACTTTTCGCATCGAACTGCTGAAGTCGCTGCCGAAGCGCGCGCAAATCGTTCTGCTGAACGTGGACGAGGATGTTGCCGAGGCCCGCACGGCGTACGAGCACCTGAAAGGAGGGCTTCAGGGTTGGCAGAGCCCCGAAGTCGATCTGCTGTCGCTGTGGTGTGGCCATCAGGGCCTTCAATCAGACGTGGCGACTCTCTTCCGTGTCGAAACGCTCCCCTTCATCGTCGGCGCGCGCCCGGGAGGCCGCAGCAGATCGTCGAAGGCGTCTTCTCAAGCGAAGTTGTTCATGAATAACAGTAGACAGCCAGTGATTGTCCGTACCACACGCGATACACTTGAGGTGGCAAAGGATATGTACGGCATCGCCGACACACCGAAGATGCGCCGCAGACGAGGCGAGCGCGGTGCACCAACGCTGGCGCTGTCTGAAAACGACAACACATGGCATAACCTCACTGCCTCAGAGCGCGCCCACATTGCCGACCGGCTGAGCAAGCACATTGTGCAACGTCGCCTTCCGCTGTGCTTCACCGCCTTTGTTGGACAGGAGTACGTGATACGCAACCCTTACACCAGTGACCCGTGGAAGGCTGTGGAGTGTGTTGCCAGCTCGTACGTGAGACTCGACGGCGAGTACGTCACCGGGCAAGACTTGATGCCGGTTGCCACGGAGCTGCGTCGCATGCACCAGCTAGACGGTTTTAAGTTCAACGTCAGTATCATAGAGCCCTCGGCACCGCTTGTGTCGTCGTTGAATTTGGTGACACCGCAGATGCGAGTGGAAGGTAGGACGCACGTTGTCACGTGCGCCCACTGCCAGCTGGCCATGGATGTCGACGCCGTTGCACATTTAAGATGCTTGCATTGCGCCTCGAGTGATAAGAGTGCCATCCTGTGTGAGGTGTGCGCCTTCACGGCTCTGCACCATCCACTTCACCACATTCTTCTGCGGATTCCAGCTGGTGTCTGGGCCCCGTCGTTGCCGTTGCTGTGGGGCCCTTCCAATGTCGCTCCGCTTGCTGTGCTTGCAGAACGATTCAAACCAAACCCGTCCAGGTGCCACTACGGCATCTACTGCAATCGGTGCCGCAGCATGATCCGCGGCACCCGATGGaagtgcgcgcgctgctACCAGTATGACCTCTGTGACACATGCGCCCGCATCTACAGCAAGCGAGCAGCGTCCACGAAGTCCAAATCAGATATCATTGCCCGCGGagacgcaccgctgcctgtgatgccctcctcgtcaccatcgccgctgcagcccacGCCGCACGTGGCACCTTTGTGCAGCGAGGACGCGACGCACCCAATGCTGTTCATCCCCCACATGCAGGGGTGTAGCGCGAATAGCTTTCTGAAGCCGCCGTGCACGGCGAACTTGGGCGAGTGGTTGCGTACACTCTGATGCAGCGACTTGCGCGCAGAATGgcacacgcccccccccctccccctccgcctctgctcATGGTATCGGCTCTTGTAGTTTTCTTGGGGGCTACGCTGGCCTTGTTCCTTTCGTTCCTCTCTTCGCTGCAGGTGTGCACCTGGTGGCCGCTGGTACCGAGCGCGCGTGCCGTGCCGATGTTCATAATGATGTCTCTCTCCTTTGTTCTTTTTGCACCCACCCGACACCAATGTATCAAGGCCTCCCTCTACGCCTCTctcacgcgcgtgcgtgtgcgcgcgtgcgtgtgtgtgtgtgtgtgactgcGTATGAacgtcaccaccacctcctccctttctcccgACGTACTCTCGTGTTAGGACTATCGTGCTATCGTTGCGGCCCCCGCCTCTTTGGTCCCTCAACACCACTCTCTATCACACCGCCTCACCTCCATTCCTTCCTCACCCCGCTGACCCCCACACGCAACTCTGCAGCATCGTTACACCTCTGAAGAAACGACTCTCGTGCTCGTGGTGCAGCTTAgacgcgtcgtcgccgctgctgccctctcctcctctctctggtTTCCAGTACCCACGCACACCCCAGAGTACCGAGCGACAGACGGCACTCCCAACTCTCGTTGTCTGCGTCGTTGTCAACTCCATTAGAGACACCCCgtcctctcctccacacccCTGCCGCCACGCAACCGTGATAGCGCCGCCTTCAAGCCTTGCTGGAGACTCACAGGTTGTCGTCGACCTCGACTTCTCCTCGGTTGTTgtcctctttctttttctctgtcctcctcctcctcctccctcacggAGTTGTCTTTCTCTGCCACCAAACCTCCTTCACTGCGTATCATCTCTCGGGGTCACGATGGGGTGCGATGTCAGCTGTTTGATGTGCCAGAAGGGAACggaggaaaggaagaggggcacCAATGTGGTGGGCAGCGACAGAAAGGTTAGCAGAGGAGCCTCTGCCACGGCATTCCAGAGTTCCTACTCGGAAGAGTCTTTAGAAATCCAGGTTCTGGATTGTGATGAGAGCCTACGGCAGCGCAGTACTGCGGGTGACGCGAGAGAATCGGCGGCTAAGGGGGCACGCAGTGCCAGCACTAACATCTATGCCGCGGAGGATCCGAATCTGACGTGcccggcggagctgcgcacgaTTATGGATAACATGGATTTGTCCTCTATCAGCACGTCGTCGAGCGCCCCGCAGCTGTTTCACATGTCGCCTACGGAGCGCGCTGAAGTGGAGACGGGTACATGGGCGTGGTGGCATCAAGAGCTGCAGAACAAGCGTGTCACGAAGGACGGCTACCATcgagtgcagctgcaggacgTCCATACTCGGCTTACCACTCAGCACGA
This window contains:
- a CDS encoding developmentally regulated phosphoprotein-like protein — its product is MRRLFPTAKLLGSTTGIRLASMKSSDKERLERLVEEVNGIKSKLKVLEESKAANGLVDLYASRKMKRLDIKRILGIFNDRAYHAPIFCHKALPIILAHFITGLDRLPSGLNAMPSILAVRATLLRSFQKLINCKIPATDDQVQHFRRVLEDIDEEHAERNLLQTMAFGILELKEYVSSHRRALVDLKKTSERWASIPMTEENVLTYAEIQDIQAPLDSVNRCMITYNFISRMFLNHDPDMTMSSNPRRIGMVDLEMNLEHVVRNAVDEAKQICTDHYGDCPDTEFELTSDTKAFRFPYMSTTIRYIILELMKNAFRATVDSHMKRNDVGMVTCADMPPVRVLINLQEGTEHACICISDEGMGMTDEALTMAMAYSYTSVSKPALQLGESGERCASTAPSPLAGYGYGLPMSRVYAQSLGGDLLLQTMEGYGTRAYYYIKIADAQPLCDEETK